A region of the Longimicrobium sp. genome:
GAACAGCGGCTCACTCAGGACTCAGGACTCAGGACCTAGGACTCAGGACTTAGGACTCAGCACTTAGGACTTCAGTTTCGGTGGACCCGTTTGGCCCGCGCGTGGTACACGGCAGGGAGCGAGATGCTCCGCGCCTTTGCGCCCGGCGCGCTGGCCCCGCTACTTTCCCCAGGGGGACCGCGCTTTGCAGGCGCGAAAACGAGCCCCGCACGACCCGCTCACACTTGTGCGATGACCCGCGCCCTGCTTCTGCTCGTACTGCTGATCGCCGCGCACCCGCTCGCCGCGCAGGTGACGCCGCCGGATACCTCCCGCCGCCCCGTGGTGGACACGGCGGGCGCAATCCGCGCGGACTCGGTGCCCACCGGCCGGATCTCGCCGCGTGGCGCCTTCCTGCGCTCGCTCGTCCTTCCCGGCTGGGGGCAGTCGGAGATCGGCGCGCCGGAACGCGGCATCGTCTACTTCGCGCTGGAGGCGGGGAGCCTGTGGATGGTGCTGAAGTCGCACCGCAAGCTGGGCGAGGCGTACGACCGCGAAGACATCCTGCGGCGCGCCGGCGTCATCCCGGAGGAGCGCACCACCGGCCTCGTGCGCGCCCGCCGCGCCCAGCGCGAGGACTGGATCGCGCTCTCCCTCTTCTGGCTCTTCTTCTCCGGCGCGGACGCCTTCGTGGGCGCGCACCTGCGCGACTTCGACGCACAGGTGGGCTCCGCGCCCGGCTCGGGCGGCGTGCAGGTGGGGGGGAGCATTCCGGTCGGCACTCGCCCGTGAGCCACGCCCCCGTCGGCGTCTTCGACTCGGGGATCGGCGGGCTGAGCGTGGCTCGCGAGATCCGCCGCGCCCTTCCCGCCGAGGAGCTTCTCTACTTCGCGGACACGGCGTACGTCCCCTACGGCGACCGCACGACGGAGTGGGTGCGCAACCGCTCGCTCACCGTGGGGCGCTACCTGCAGGAGCGTGGCGCCAAGGTGCTGGTCGTGGCCTGCAACACCGCCTCGGGCGCCGCCCTCGAAGAACTCCGTGAGCACCTCACCGTCCCCGTGATCGGCCTTGAGCCCGCCGTGAAGCCTGCCGTGCGCGACTCCGCCGCCGGCCGCGTGGGCGTGATGGCCACCACGGGTACGCTGCGCTCGGACCGCTACGCCCGCCTGGTGAGCGCCCATGGCACCGGCGCCACCGTCGTCGCGCAGGCGTGCCCCGGCCTCGCGGACACGGTGGAGGAGGGGATCCTGGGCGGCGAGGAGCTGGACCGGCGCCTGGAGCCGTTCGTCGCGCAGCTCCGCGAGGCGGGTGTGGACACGGTCGTGCTGGGATGCACGCACTACGTCTTCATCCGCGACGCCATCGCGCGCGCGCTGGGCCCCGACGTGCGCCTGATCGACAGCGGAGGCGCCATCGCCCGCCAGACGGAGCGCATCCTCCGCGAGCGCGGGGAGCTGGCCGCGGAGGGCACCGGT
Encoded here:
- the murI gene encoding glutamate racemase, whose translation is MSHAPVGVFDSGIGGLSVAREIRRALPAEELLYFADTAYVPYGDRTTEWVRNRSLTVGRYLQERGAKVLVVACNTASGAALEELREHLTVPVIGLEPAVKPAVRDSAAGRVGVMATTGTLRSDRYARLVSAHGTGATVVAQACPGLADTVEEGILGGEELDRRLEPFVAQLREAGVDTVVLGCTHYVFIRDAIARALGPDVRLIDSGGAIARQTERILRERGELAAEGTGSLRILTTGPAPEVAAVVARIWGDPLPVEHVHVPGEEPIAS